In bacterium, the DNA window GGCACGCCCCCGGGCGCCCATCGCATCGCCCGGCGCATCGGGCTGGACGCCGCACCCGGCACCGTCTTCGTCAGCCGGGAGCCCACCGGTGAGACCTGGTGCCCCGGAGACCAGCCGCGGGACGACGACCTGATCCTGACCCGCGTGCTCACCCTCGACGGCTGCGAGCCCGGCGTGAACTCGGGTCCCGGCGTCGACAGCCTCGCCCGCTACATCTACCTGCACGGCACCAACCACGAGGACCGGCTGGGCGAACCGGTGTCCCACGGCTGCATCCGGCTGGGCAACGCCGACGTCGTCGACGTGTGCGACCGGGTGCGGGAAGGAGACCCCGTTGTCATCGT includes these proteins:
- a CDS encoding L,D-transpeptidase produces the protein MPFTPLSRPDPRLADLIAQGLARFGVYPTGADARWLLVDVAGQRLILVERDRPLGAWPVSTARAGVDARQDSGGTPPGAHRIARRIGLDAAPGTVFVSREPTGETWCPGDQPRDDDLILTRVLTLDGCEPGVNSGPGVDSLARYIYLHGTNHEDRLGEPVSHGCIRLGNADVVDVCDRVREGDPVVIV